A portion of the Jaculus jaculus isolate mJacJac1 chromosome 5, mJacJac1.mat.Y.cur, whole genome shotgun sequence genome contains these proteins:
- the Znf438 gene encoding zinc finger protein 438, which translates to MQSSSVLPQDQMKKDHTTEDGGGSQSSSAGEKPLAPHTSESPEKTACTGESNIPSGTKQSGKSLQNKSQFRSIAPKIVPKVLTSRILPCPSPSMSDQGNLAPSLASKSLGMPTQNYALMQVAGQEGTFSLVALPNVASAQPVQKPRMSLPENLKLPIPRYKPPRSNKGLRKKRGMSASEASCHNPPDEVQTCCQMSPPSQAHHELPRKSSPFKQMVSLDQAPVSIGSAPLTSIHGDIDPPDTLASGIPEEPSAAQHPSKIPQKASWASTEVPAKPAVATEEHTEQGGSAQATAGLSPATLSSAVQLVSLAPMSKLAILPCSRLKTTEVVKVEPDADVADCSSSGRGADHGKSCLTGVSTATKAASKIPAPRGSKSSRESAFCPGTRVDLSHKAKLSGGPAKRRGRKRKVPDEVLAFQGKRRKCIMNMCKDGKERSKNNPQESRDQKPGALRKYRSIMPKPVIVMSALAPLVSPATAVQSQMPSNLGQGAVLHNSLASKYLGCRQNDSPAPKPGSAYRNGFSGIKKPWYKCHVCNYPFQFKQHLLDHMNAHTNRRPYSCRICHKAYVHPGSLSTHMKLHHGENRPKKLVCCEFCAKVFGHIRVYFGHLREVHRVVISTEPSPSEPKNRDAAAQGPDGSLERESKSSLEEDFLLNHVEEVKLQIRCGRCQITAQSFAEIKFHLLHVHGEEVQGRLREVILPDSRASTPDQKQRPGKRKQPKPWGSAEDSRALPKPKRQLSAQHQTQVETLPENEGGQPGVNGPPGSAHPSPHTGLLWSHSGFNCLLCAQTLGRKEDLLLHWRQWHNCEDPSKLWAILSAPPSQVALPLPSEASK; encoded by the exons ATGCAGAGTTCATCAGTTCTACCACAAGATCAAATGAAGAAAGACCACACTACAGAAGATG GTGGTGGTTCCCAGTCTAGCAGTGCTGGGGAGAAGCCGCTGGCTCCACACACGTCAGAATCCCCTGAGAAGACAGCCTGCACAG GTGAATCAAATATCCCATCTGGAACAAAACAAAGTGGGAAAAGTCTGCAGAATAAGAGTCAGTTTAGGAGCATTGCACCAAAGATTGTGCCCAAAGTCCTAACATCCAGAATACTACCCTGTCCTTCACCATCAATGTCTGATCAAGGGAACCTGGCACCCTCCCTTGCCTCCAAGTCCCTGGGCATGCCCACACAGAACTATGCCCTGATGCAGGTGGCTGGCCAGGAGGGGACATTTTCTCTTGTTGCTTTGCCAAATGTTGCCTCAGCTCAGCCAGTTCAGAAGCCCAGAATGTCCCTTCCTGAAAACCTAAAACTGCCCATTCCTCGATATAAACCACCGAGAAGTAACAAGGGACTAAGAAAGAAGCGGGGCATGAGTGCTTCTGAGGCTAGCTGTCATAACCCCCCTGATGAAGTCCAGACATGTTGTCAGATGTCCCCTCCCTCACAAGCCCATCATGAGCTCCCACGCAAATCCAGTCCATTCAAGCAAATGGTCTCATTAGACCAAGCACCAGTCAGCATTGGCTCAGCTCCCCTGACCAGCATCCATGGAGATATAGACCCTCCTGACACCCTGGCATCGGGCATTCCCGAGGAGCCCTCTGCAGCACAGCACCCCTCAAAGATTCCACAGAAGGCAAGCTGGGCGAGCACAGAAGTCCCTGCTAAACCTGCCGTTGCCACAGAAGAGCACACAGAACAGGGTGGTTCTGCACAAGCCACAGCTGGTCTGTCACCGGCCACTTTGAGCAGTGCAGTTCAGCTGGTCTCTCTTGCCCCTATGAGTAAACTGGCCATCTTACCCTGTTCACGACTGAAAACAACTGAGGTGGTCAAGGTTGAACCAGATGCTGACGTGGCAGATTGCTCTTCCTCTGGACGTGGGGCAGACCATGGGAAGTCCTGCCTCACAGGCGTGAGCACAGCCACCAAAGCAGCCAGCAAAATACCTGCTCCACGGGGCTCAAAGAGCAGCCGTGAAAGCGCCTTTTGTCCTGGCACCAGAGTGGATCTCAGCCACAAAGCAAAACTCAGTGGTGGCCCtgcaaagagaagaggaagaaaacgAAAGGTACCTGATGAGGTTTTGGCATTTcaggggaaaagaaggaaatgcaTTATGAATATGTGTAAGGATGGCAAAGAAAGGTCAAAAAACAATCCCCAAGAATCCAGAGACCAGAAACCTGGGGCCTTGAGAAAGTATCGTAGCATTATGCCCAAACCTGTCATTGTCatgtctgcattggctcccttggtctctcctgccactgcagtacAATCCCAAATGCCCAGCAACCTGGGGCAGGGGGCTGTGCTACATAACTCACTGGCTTCTAAATACCTGGGCTGTAGGCAGAACGACAGCCCTGCTCCTAAACCTGGCTCTGCGTACAGAAACGGATTCTCTGGCATTAAGAAGCCTTGGTACAAATGTCACGTCTGCAACTACCCCTTCCAGTTCAAACAACACCTTCTGGaccacatgaatgcacacaccaaCAGACGGCCTTACAGTTGTCGGATTTGCCACAAGGCCTACGTCCATCCCGGCAGCCTCAGCACACACATGAAACTTCACCATGGTGAGAACCGCCCGAAGAAGCTTGTGTGCTGTGAGTTTTGTGCTAAGGTGTTTGGGCACATCCGGGTCTACTTTGGCCATCTGAGGGAGGTTCACAGGGTTGTGATCAGCACGGAGCCCTCCCCCAGTGAGCCGAAGAACAGAGACGCTGCTGCGCAAGGGCCGGACGGCTCACTTGAGAG GGAAAGCAAGTCAAGCCTGGAAGAAGACTTCCTTCTAAACCATGTCGAAGAAGTCAAGTTACAGATCAGGTGTGGCCGCTGTCAGATCACTGCTCAGTCTTTCGCCGAAATCAAGTTTCATTTGCTTCATGTTCATGGGGAGGAAGTCCAGGGAAGGCTGCGAGAGGTGATCTTACCAGATAGCAGGGCCTCCactcctgaccagaagcagcgcCCGGGGAAGAGAAAGCAGCCGAAGCCCTGGGGCTCTGCGGAAGACTCACGTGCGCTTCCGAAGCCGAAAAGGCAGCTGTCTGCCCAGCATCAGACCCAGGTGGAGACGCTCCCCGAAAATGAAGGTGGCCAACCAGGAGTAAATGGTCCCCCGGGCTCTGCACATCCCAGCCCCCACACTGGCCTTCTCTGGTCTCATTCCGGCTTTAACTGCCTCCTCTGTGCCCAGACTCTGGGGCGGAAGGAAGACCTGCTCCTCCATTGGAGGCAGTGGCATAACTGTGAGGACCCCTCCAAACTCTGGGCTATCTTAAGTGCACCCCCCAGCCAAGTAGCACTGCCACTTCCCAGTGAAGCCAGTAAGTGA